A stretch of [Clostridium] scindens DNA encodes these proteins:
- a CDS encoding DUF6034 family protein codes for MTDYLRKRIVTVVFILAAGVCLISCAKTPEKKVVVDKSKGLSKESIIPKEKNTPKDLGVPDYWQETIEKNDGFVVLTADYKMQIPKIYNTPVYSYERVEMTDKFLKKLCEYFADGDRLYENPPMTKSELVKEKDKIAGYKGLWGRYTGIHGADLKKVEADVDKLIEKAPEQKPEHKYIDAKLMTPQQLEVENIRTWDYTSGWYSWYYETDKKIGFTARVDRGRAVDPIIRALAYNEEVGSNTQFVYSQGTFIDVMDLESDYDYQKAFDTQNKEYLDSLNVEMKREADEGFSQEDALKKVNEMLKDLSIKDFTVTDCVKAIGTEDSESWAGLEDGELTKSVGYSVYLSPKAGDVAGYTLPRRMVYNDLPETMYAPSFLTEQIRVIITKEGVQRFEWRNISKRKDTVAENTKLLSFEEIKEKLAQHLLYVGVSEMGGEKQEGSQNLYKVAGVQFRATNVNAYEDSKAVWLVPVWIFDLEYISKAESAGQAYEQRLLTETVILNAIDGGYVTLNFD; via the coding sequence GTGACGGATTATCTGAGGAAAAGAATTGTTACCGTAGTATTTATCCTGGCAGCTGGAGTCTGTCTGATCTCATGCGCCAAAACCCCGGAAAAGAAAGTCGTTGTGGATAAATCAAAGGGCTTATCCAAGGAAAGCATCATCCCCAAGGAAAAGAACACCCCAAAGGATCTGGGGGTTCCGGATTACTGGCAGGAAACGATAGAAAAAAACGATGGTTTCGTTGTCCTGACGGCAGATTATAAGATGCAGATTCCAAAGATCTATAACACGCCTGTCTATTCCTATGAAAGAGTGGAAATGACAGATAAGTTTCTGAAGAAACTGTGCGAATATTTTGCAGATGGGGATAGGTTATACGAGAATCCGCCAATGACAAAAAGCGAACTGGTCAAGGAGAAAGACAAGATAGCTGGATATAAAGGGCTTTGGGGGCGTTATACGGGTATACATGGCGCTGATTTGAAAAAGGTTGAGGCAGATGTGGATAAACTGATTGAAAAGGCACCGGAACAGAAGCCGGAACACAAATACATAGATGCCAAACTAATGACTCCACAGCAGTTGGAAGTCGAAAACATTCGGACATGGGATTATACCAGCGGTTGGTATAGTTGGTACTATGAGACAGATAAGAAGATAGGATTTACAGCGAGAGTGGACAGAGGAAGAGCCGTTGATCCTATTATTCGTGCACTTGCCTATAATGAGGAGGTGGGAAGTAACACACAGTTCGTGTATAGCCAAGGAACCTTTATAGATGTGATGGATTTGGAAAGCGATTATGACTATCAGAAAGCCTTTGACACGCAAAATAAGGAATATCTGGACTCTTTAAATGTAGAGATGAAGCGAGAGGCCGACGAAGGTTTTTCCCAGGAGGATGCATTAAAAAAGGTTAATGAGATGCTGAAAGATTTATCAATCAAGGACTTTACCGTAACGGACTGCGTGAAGGCAATCGGCACAGAGGACAGTGAAAGCTGGGCGGGGCTGGAAGATGGAGAACTAACGAAAAGCGTAGGCTATTCTGTATATCTATCGCCAAAGGCGGGAGACGTTGCGGGATACACTTTACCTCGAAGGATGGTCTATAATGACTTGCCAGAAACGATGTATGCTCCGTCATTTCTGACAGAACAGATACGAGTGATCATTACCAAGGAAGGAGTCCAGAGATTTGAGTGGAGAAATATCTCAAAGCGAAAGGACACTGTTGCAGAAAACACAAAGTTATTATCCTTTGAGGAGATTAAGGAAAAACTAGCACAGCATCTGCTTTATGTGGGAGTTTCCGAAATGGGAGGAGAAAAGCAGGAGGGGAGTCAGAACCTTTATAAGGTGGCAGGCGTACAGTTTCGTGCAACAAATGTCAATGCTTATGAAGATTCAAAAGCGGTATGGTTGGTTCCGGTATGGATATTCGACTTGGAGTATATAAGTAAGGCGGAATCGGCTGGTCAAGCCTATGAACAGAGGCTGCTAACGGAAACCGTCATCTTGAATGCCATCGACGGCGGATATGTGACGCTAAATTTTGACTAG
- a CDS encoding DUF6034 family protein, whose translation MKYQIRRIISFICILACGFNLVSCAKNPEKRIVVDKAEGLSKESVLPNEKDVPKDLGAPEHWQETMDRSNGFVTIEADCQVRIPEVYNTPVYLYKMRPVTNKLLKRLCDYFSGGDRLYEEPAMTKEALQAQRNSMVSLSGDWSWYSERSLKPMLERVDELIQKAPKEEERHYIKAELMAPYQTEEEYVKEKSMYVSRQNSDYYFDTGKKLGFMARVDKGRTVNPIIRAIDYDEELGSTSNFLYRQGTFVDEKWMEHTLSNQEIFGYEGEAYNEYLNRLNDALGQTESDMFQREDALREANKILKALSLKGYRVADCVKAVGSPESESWACLDEADLKMVRGYSVYLSLEAGDLVGYAQPFQQPYLELPETTYAPSFSTEQIHMVLTEEGIQLFEWTNLGEQEDEIAENTKLLSFDEIKEEMADHLLYRAVADGGEEAKALGDRYRYTVTDVQLRAVNISAYEEPKAVWLVPAWVFSLKYDVTFSQQTTMKGNDIELVLNAIDGGYVMPRLDPRIIIP comes from the coding sequence ATGAAGTATCAAATCAGAAGAATAATTTCTTTCATATGCATTCTTGCCTGTGGATTCAATCTAGTATCGTGTGCTAAGAATCCAGAGAAACGTATCGTTGTGGACAAGGCAGAGGGGCTGTCCAAGGAAAGCGTGCTGCCGAATGAAAAGGATGTCCCTAAGGATCTGGGGGCACCGGAGCATTGGCAGGAGACCATGGACAGGAGCAATGGCTTTGTCACTATAGAGGCAGACTGCCAGGTGCGGATACCTGAAGTATATAATACGCCCGTGTATCTCTATAAAATGCGTCCCGTGACTAACAAACTTCTGAAGAGACTGTGTGACTATTTCTCCGGAGGCGACAGACTATATGAGGAGCCGGCGATGACGAAGGAAGCTCTTCAGGCTCAGAGAAACAGCATGGTTAGCCTGAGCGGTGATTGGTCATGGTATAGTGAGAGAAGTTTAAAGCCAATGCTGGAAAGAGTAGATGAATTGATCCAAAAGGCTCCAAAAGAGGAAGAACGCCATTATATCAAGGCGGAACTCATGGCTCCATACCAGACGGAAGAAGAGTATGTTAAGGAGAAGAGCATGTACGTATCCCGCCAGAACAGTGATTATTATTTTGATACGGGAAAAAAGCTTGGCTTTATGGCGAGGGTTGACAAAGGGCGGACTGTCAACCCGATCATACGAGCGATAGATTATGATGAAGAATTAGGGAGCACATCGAATTTTCTTTATAGGCAGGGGACGTTCGTTGACGAGAAGTGGATGGAGCATACGTTAAGCAATCAAGAGATTTTTGGATACGAAGGCGAGGCTTACAATGAATATCTAAATCGCTTGAACGATGCACTTGGCCAGACTGAGAGCGACATGTTTCAGAGAGAGGATGCATTAAGGGAAGCGAATAAAATATTAAAGGCATTGTCTCTGAAGGGGTACAGGGTCGCGGACTGTGTTAAGGCAGTGGGAAGCCCCGAGAGCGAGAGCTGGGCGTGTCTTGATGAGGCGGATCTGAAAATGGTCAGGGGCTATTCAGTTTATCTATCCCTTGAAGCAGGGGATCTTGTAGGTTATGCGCAGCCATTCCAACAGCCATATTTGGAACTGCCGGAGACCACTTATGCGCCGTCCTTTTCGACAGAACAGATACATATGGTTTTAACGGAAGAAGGAATCCAATTGTTCGAGTGGACGAACCTGGGAGAACAGGAAGACGAGATTGCAGAGAACACAAAGTTGCTATCCTTTGATGAGATAAAGGAAGAGATGGCAGATCATCTGTTATATAGGGCAGTGGCTGATGGCGGCGAGGAAGCCAAGGCGCTGGGGGATCGGTATCGTTACACTGTAACTGATGTACAACTAAGGGCAGTCAATATTTCGGCTTATGAAGAGCCTAAAGCGGTATGGCTGGTTCCGGCATGGGTATTCAGTTTGAAATATGATGTAACCTTTTCCCAACAGACAACTATGAAGGGGAATGATATTGAACTTGTACTGAATGCAATTGATGGAGGCTATGTAATGCCAAGGCTTGACCCTCGAATTATTATTCCGTAA
- a CDS encoding ABC-2 transporter permease: protein MKDLPYFQKECEYIYENNCELRGLIKDTQIKGIPKGIKRKKANLEEIVFFIQKGDISMIKVLKLDYTLVCSQLITIICTICFSFVVSIVLNMPIVVIGALFMMNMIFSTIPFEMDKDYKFCFYNMLPISRKIKIVARYTFLSINTLFTSAFSLLILYISAQRMRVVIKGIFYVVFAFMVSVSFVLACLQYLIYYKVEATISKQNSLWLRFIPAFGMMMLVNLFGEKLIDSSLLRVVNNNIGLSIVFMLVVDLSVLWIGINISILVEKKRKI from the coding sequence ATGAAAGATTTGCCTTATTTTCAAAAGGAATGCGAATATATATATGAAAACAATTGTGAGTTAAGAGGGTTGATTAAAGATACTCAAATCAAAGGAATACCAAAAGGTATAAAACGCAAAAAGGCGAATTTGGAGGAAATAGTTTTTTTTATTCAAAAAGGGGATATAAGTATGATAAAAGTACTTAAACTTGATTATACGTTGGTCTGTTCGCAGTTAATTACAATAATTTGTACGATATGTTTTTCTTTTGTTGTCAGTATTGTTTTAAATATGCCTATAGTGGTAATAGGGGCTTTGTTTATGATGAACATGATTTTTTCAACTATACCATTTGAGATGGATAAAGATTATAAATTTTGCTTTTATAATATGCTTCCGATCTCTAGAAAAATAAAAATTGTTGCTAGATATACTTTTTTAAGCATAAATACATTATTTACATCGGCTTTTTCATTACTTATTCTTTATATTTCTGCACAGAGAATGAGGGTAGTGATTAAAGGTATTTTTTATGTTGTTTTTGCATTTATGGTTTCTGTTTCATTTGTTTTAGCCTGTCTACAATATTTAATTTATTATAAAGTAGAGGCTACTATAAGTAAACAAAATAGTTTGTGGTTAAGGTTTATTCCGGCATTTGGAATGATGATGTTAGTTAATTTATTTGGAGAAAAATTGATTGATTCTAGCCTGCTAAGAGTAGTAAACAATAATATAGGACTTAGTATTGTGTTTATGCTGGTGGTTGATTTGAGTGTATTATGGATTGGTATTAATATTTCTATTTTAGTAGAGAAAAAACGAAAAATATAA
- a CDS encoding ABC-2 transporter permease → MKILTLIEKEIKLAGNYFWLSIIVLIGIPIFLNQQSGGQYSGIYTLMITLNFSIYFLFNNIFLNEDKYKGNLYMLALPFGKNRLVLAKYILAILIFIFAIIYYKGMENVGVYLNIVFSQLNYSEMSIVFFVFSLTIGIFFPIYYKFSYAKIKVLLAAIMIFLPTWGLVLLKYILDIEVVYQKFVISACALISINILSVIVILCSVSISIRCLNSKN, encoded by the coding sequence ATGAAAATATTAACCTTGATAGAGAAAGAGATAAAACTAGCAGGGAATTATTTTTGGCTATCCATAATAGTGTTAATTGGTATTCCTATTTTTTTGAATCAGCAGAGTGGTGGACAATATAGTGGGATTTATACATTAATGATTACTCTAAATTTTTCAATATATTTTCTTTTTAATAATATTTTTTTAAACGAGGATAAATATAAAGGGAATTTATATATGCTAGCATTGCCCTTTGGTAAGAACAGACTTGTATTGGCGAAATATATATTAGCGATTCTGATTTTCATATTTGCTATAATATATTATAAAGGAATGGAAAATGTAGGAGTATATTTAAATATTGTATTTTCTCAATTAAACTATTCGGAGATGTCAATTGTATTTTTTGTGTTTAGTCTAACAATAGGTATATTCTTCCCGATTTATTACAAGTTTTCTTATGCAAAAATAAAAGTTCTTTTGGCGGCAATCATGATTTTTTTACCAACATGGGGATTAGTGCTACTCAAATATATTTTAGATATTGAAGTGGTATATCAAAAATTTGTGATAAGTGCGTGTGCTTTGATTAGTATTAATATTTTAAGCGTTATAGTTATATTATGTTCCGTATCTATTTCCATAAGATGTTTGAATTCTAAAAATTAA
- a CDS encoding ABC transporter ATP-binding protein has product MLSVKNLKKEYGKFKIDKVSFSVERGKITGLIGNNGAGKTTVLKCVIGVLHYDFGEIIIDGLMLGHHEEEYKEKIGIVFDSGYFYENLTLEEMKKIISAAYRNWDEEVYQGYLKNYKLDSKLKIETLSQGMKMKYALALALSHNAEILIFDEPTSGLDPKTRQLFCKEMIDQKKQGRTILFSTHITSDLDKIGDNIILMDRGRILKEATKQEFLMGESTVEAAMANLITEGGKA; this is encoded by the coding sequence ATGTTAAGTGTTAAAAATTTAAAAAAGGAATACGGTAAATTCAAAATTGATAAAGTTAGCTTTTCGGTTGAACGTGGGAAAATTACAGGGCTTATAGGAAATAATGGGGCAGGGAAAACAACCGTATTGAAATGTGTGATAGGAGTTCTACACTATGATTTCGGGGAAATAATTATTGACGGGTTAATGCTTGGACATCATGAGGAAGAGTACAAAGAAAAAATAGGAATAGTTTTTGATAGTGGATATTTTTATGAAAATTTAACGTTGGAAGAAATGAAAAAAATTATTTCAGCAGCCTATCGGAACTGGGATGAAGAAGTATATCAAGGATATTTAAAGAACTATAAGTTGGACTCAAAACTAAAAATAGAAACGCTTTCCCAAGGAATGAAAATGAAATATGCTTTAGCACTTGCGCTATCTCATAATGCGGAAATTTTAATATTTGACGAACCAACGAGTGGTTTAGACCCAAAAACACGACAATTATTTTGCAAAGAAATGATAGATCAAAAAAAGCAAGGAAGAACTATTTTGTTTTCTACGCATATCACATCAGATCTGGATAAAATAGGAGATAATATTATTCTTATGGATAGAGGGAGAATTTTAAAGGAAGCTACAAAACAAGAGTTCCTCATGGGTGAATCAACTGTGGAAGCCGCGATGGCGAACTTAATAACTGAAGGAGGAAAAGCATGA
- a CDS encoding radical SAM/SPASM domain-containing protein — MKEYLFWDDEILIESINADIICLYVFKGKEIEKRMINNIAKEIILRINGMYTFDDIVKYFSQKYETSIEEVEGKLVPFLEELEEEYGLSIRTSSHPKEKKVEEKRQNLYPHVASLEITHKCNLKCLHCYGSFDCLNQKSMPIERIKKLLKDLNDIGTWVIELTGGECLIHSQFKEILLYALSLDFLHINILTNGVALTKEIKDIIICNRDRVFVQIDIHSLEDEYLEWFTGVKNIAEIIKSNVRELAGNNVKMRIATTVTKRNIDEVEKIADWVYSLGIKMYVPSSVIELGRAVYSEQDILLDQEMQIKLFKTIERINEKYEGIINTLNSDEFRQSPNCGCLSSHVTIAATGDIKICTMDTGEYTDYQWGNVFEQNIKSIYDEKQSDFITFSELEAPDALSDECSECEKRLFCSSCILRGIVAGKEKAGKCKWIKNVPFV; from the coding sequence ATGAAAGAGTATTTATTTTGGGACGATGAAATTTTAATTGAATCAATAAATGCAGATATAATTTGTTTATACGTTTTCAAAGGGAAAGAAATAGAAAAAAGAATGATTAATAATATAGCAAAAGAAATTATTCTTAGAATTAATGGCATGTATACATTTGATGATATAGTAAAGTATTTTTCGCAAAAATACGAGACAAGTATAGAAGAAGTTGAAGGGAAGTTAGTTCCTTTTCTGGAAGAATTAGAAGAAGAGTATGGACTAAGTATTCGGACTAGTTCACATCCTAAAGAGAAAAAGGTCGAAGAAAAACGACAGAATTTGTATCCACATGTAGCATCTTTAGAAATTACTCATAAATGTAATCTTAAGTGTTTGCATTGTTATGGGAGTTTTGATTGTTTAAATCAGAAAAGTATGCCAATAGAACGGATAAAGAAATTACTTAAGGATTTAAATGATATTGGAACATGGGTTATTGAACTTACAGGAGGAGAGTGCCTGATTCATTCTCAATTTAAAGAAATTCTGCTATATGCCCTTTCGCTAGACTTTCTTCATATTAATATATTGACAAATGGCGTTGCATTAACCAAAGAGATAAAAGATATTATTATATGCAATAGAGATAGGGTGTTTGTACAAATTGATATACATAGTTTGGAGGATGAATATTTAGAGTGGTTTACAGGAGTAAAAAACATAGCAGAAATAATTAAAAGCAATGTGAGAGAGTTGGCAGGCAATAATGTTAAAATGAGAATTGCAACAACTGTAACTAAAAGAAATATAGATGAAGTGGAAAAGATCGCAGATTGGGTGTATTCTCTTGGAATAAAAATGTATGTCCCGTCTTCGGTTATAGAATTAGGAAGGGCTGTGTACTCTGAACAAGACATTTTATTAGATCAAGAAATGCAGATAAAGTTGTTTAAAACAATAGAAAGGATTAATGAAAAATACGAGGGAATTATAAATACTCTAAATAGCGACGAATTTAGACAGAGCCCCAATTGTGGTTGTTTATCTTCACACGTAACTATTGCTGCTACAGGAGATATAAAAATATGCACAATGGATACCGGAGAGTATACAGATTATCAATGGGGAAATGTTTTTGAACAGAATATAAAAAGTATATATGATGAAAAACAAAGTGATTTCATTACATTTTCGGAATTAGAAGCGCCAGATGCATTGTCAGATGAGTGCAGTGAGTGTGAAAAAAGGCTTTTTTGCTCATCATGTATACTAAGAGGAATTGTGGCAGGAAAAGAGAAGGCTGGAAAATGTAAATGGATAAAAAATGTGCCATTTGTGTAA
- a CDS encoding type 2 lanthipeptide synthetase LanM family protein — protein MENSSYLFERHYINEQSSKLNKEKYEYWAKLLGEDTIQHLIECKEDFKNYLSDEPYTINDGDALDKYNKILTASKNQMKTVNVEKIKPTIFFAELYVGILDSSLKRLKKALEGSEGCFEQSIYDDFAFHLASQLQNICLRSLIAELNAYKTKKMLKGQDTREEYRYFCEEIVGKPGFKKTLFEKYPVLCRCIGERTEYLEAYYVEIINYFEKDRAQIQSIVGSNSKVCKIAHMTGGIADVHNQGRQVIRIQLDNGKEILYKPRSMENEQKYMRMLRWLSKKTGVSQYEYDIRSFSDHSWCSIVEYKSCNSQEELREYYKRLGVQLFLTYFLSTKDLHYENIIACGEYPVLIDLETIVTTTYSHKRETADEEIYYRLSHSMLATGLLPYSHWNREGKGIDSSGIGGNEGQTYPFKVPTVINPKTSQMHIEYRYPQTQKAQNLATMNGNFESPVRYEEEILSGFTQAYRAVLDCKEEFKMRLRDLEDTKIRFLAADTQRYSMLLSSSYHPSLLRDGADREIFLYSLWRGRDDEDKELVEKEVRSLLKGDIPYFERCLYEKDMEELYKRLDCIDSNDLEQQRDLIQVALELTPENKDQYINNVYRVEECSQIGWEVEIIQKEIKRLTDRLIRDAVWNQTGTEVSWYIVQFTSKTGMRWNIKPMNMYLYDGLAGMLLLMYQLQQFDGWEEVKRMYQVLKKMLFDYTDRGTGSIENLESMNTGAYEGEASIVYVYLMLYQQSWKNEYLDYAKKHAVILRQLLEKDEHYDLLSGNAGAAWILLKLYDIAGDNKYLEMAERAVGVLIEKAELQEKGIGWRIEEGTAPMAGMAHGNSGILMPIIILWARTKKEKYRELAEEVWKYEESLYNAQINNWLDIRTNEISVDEAGAVAWCHGAGGILLSRLLCYKEVGDICWKSRFETDIARAYAKMKNYWKRDSWCLCHGICGNMWILEEAERFYGEVEGEGKRLPGDSVRLLPQEIVNPGLMNGYGGILGYLINVIFALFNEEKI, from the coding sequence ATGGAGAATAGCAGTTATTTATTTGAGAGGCATTATATAAATGAACAATCCTCTAAGCTAAATAAAGAAAAGTATGAATATTGGGCCAAACTGCTGGGGGAAGATACAATACAGCATCTGATAGAATGCAAGGAGGACTTTAAAAATTATCTGAGCGACGAGCCATATACAATTAATGATGGGGATGCGCTGGATAAATATAATAAAATACTTACCGCTTCTAAAAACCAAATGAAAACTGTAAACGTAGAAAAAATCAAACCAACAATATTTTTTGCGGAACTTTACGTAGGCATACTAGATTCTTCTTTGAAAAGATTGAAAAAAGCATTGGAAGGGAGCGAGGGATGTTTTGAACAGAGCATTTATGATGACTTTGCATTTCATTTAGCATCACAATTACAAAATATTTGTTTGAGGTCGCTTATTGCAGAATTAAATGCTTACAAAACTAAAAAAATGTTAAAAGGCCAGGATACAAGGGAAGAGTACAGATACTTTTGCGAAGAAATCGTAGGGAAGCCAGGATTTAAAAAGACATTATTTGAAAAATATCCTGTTTTATGCAGATGTATTGGGGAACGAACGGAGTATCTGGAAGCCTATTATGTAGAAATCATAAACTATTTTGAAAAGGATAGGGCGCAGATACAGTCCATTGTAGGTTCGAATAGCAAAGTCTGTAAGATTGCGCATATGACAGGCGGAATTGCAGATGTGCATAATCAAGGACGACAGGTTATTAGGATTCAGTTAGATAATGGGAAAGAGATATTGTACAAGCCTCGTTCAATGGAAAATGAACAGAAGTATATGAGGATGCTACGATGGCTGAGTAAGAAGACGGGAGTCAGCCAGTATGAGTATGATATCCGCTCCTTTTCAGATCATAGCTGGTGCTCCATCGTAGAGTATAAAAGTTGCAATTCTCAAGAGGAGTTAAGAGAGTATTATAAAAGGCTGGGAGTCCAGTTGTTTCTGACTTATTTCCTTAGCACAAAAGATTTGCATTACGAAAATATAATCGCCTGTGGAGAATATCCGGTATTGATTGATCTCGAGACGATAGTCACGACTACATATAGCCACAAAAGAGAAACGGCCGATGAAGAAATATACTACCGATTGTCACATTCCATGCTGGCAACAGGCTTATTGCCTTATTCACATTGGAATAGGGAAGGAAAAGGGATAGACAGCAGCGGAATTGGAGGAAATGAAGGACAGACGTATCCATTTAAAGTTCCGACGGTTATAAATCCAAAGACATCGCAAATGCATATTGAGTATCGGTATCCACAGACTCAAAAGGCACAAAATCTGGCAACAATGAATGGAAATTTTGAGAGTCCTGTTAGATATGAAGAAGAGATACTTTCCGGCTTTACACAGGCATATCGGGCAGTGCTTGATTGCAAAGAGGAATTCAAGATGAGGCTTAGGGATCTAGAAGATACAAAAATTCGATTTCTGGCAGCGGACACGCAGCGTTATAGCATGCTTCTGTCGAGTTCCTATCATCCCAGCCTGCTGAGGGACGGTGCAGACAGAGAGATATTTTTATATTCCTTATGGAGAGGAAGAGATGACGAAGATAAAGAACTGGTAGAAAAAGAAGTGCGTTCTCTACTGAAAGGCGATATTCCATATTTTGAGCGCTGTCTATATGAAAAAGATATGGAAGAACTTTATAAAAGGCTGGATTGTATTGATAGCAATGACTTAGAGCAACAAAGGGATCTGATTCAAGTCGCGCTTGAACTGACGCCAGAAAATAAGGACCAATATATAAATAACGTATATCGAGTAGAAGAATGCAGTCAGATAGGCTGGGAAGTAGAGATAATACAAAAGGAAATAAAAAGACTAACGGATAGGCTGATACGAGATGCCGTATGGAATCAGACAGGAACAGAAGTAAGTTGGTATATCGTACAGTTTACATCAAAGACGGGAATGAGATGGAACATCAAGCCCATGAATATGTATCTGTATGATGGTTTGGCAGGAATGCTTCTGCTAATGTATCAGTTACAGCAGTTTGATGGGTGGGAAGAAGTAAAAAGGATGTATCAGGTGTTGAAAAAGATGCTTTTTGATTACACGGACAGGGGGACTGGTTCGATTGAGAACTTAGAGTCTATGAATACCGGGGCATATGAAGGAGAGGCGTCCATTGTATATGTCTATCTCATGCTGTATCAACAGAGTTGGAAAAATGAGTACTTAGATTATGCTAAGAAACATGCAGTAATTCTGCGCCAGCTGTTAGAAAAAGACGAACACTATGATCTTCTGTCCGGGAATGCGGGAGCAGCATGGATTTTATTGAAACTCTATGATATTGCCGGGGATAATAAATATCTGGAAATGGCTGAAAGGGCGGTTGGAGTTCTGATAGAAAAGGCTGAACTACAAGAAAAGGGCATTGGCTGGCGGATAGAAGAAGGGACTGCGCCGATGGCAGGAATGGCACATGGTAATAGCGGAATTCTGATGCCTATCATTATCTTGTGGGCTCGAACAAAAAAAGAAAAATACAGGGAATTAGCAGAAGAAGTATGGAAGTATGAAGAATCACTATATAATGCACAAATTAATAACTGGCTGGATATACGGACGAACGAAATAAGCGTAGATGAGGCGGGAGCAGTGGCGTGGTGCCATGGCGCTGGCGGCATATTGCTATCCCGACTTTTATGCTATAAGGAAGTAGGAGATATTTGCTGGAAATCTAGGTTTGAGACGGACATTGCACGGGCATACGCAAAGATGAAAAATTACTGGAAACGTGACAGCTGGTGCTTGTGCCATGGGATATGCGGGAACATGTGGATATTGGAGGAAGCGGAGAGATTCTATGGAGAAGTGGAAGGAGAGGGGAAAAGATTGCCGGGGGATTCTGTTAGATTGCTTCCTCAAGAAATAGTAAATCCTGGGCTGATGAACGGATATGGAGGGATTTTGGGGTACTTGATAAATGTTATATTTGCATTATTTAATGAAGAAAAAATATAA
- a CDS encoding sensor histidine kinase: MYDAVLRIIRLGISIGEVWLCYQLMYLIVLEKEYLRKKDKVIIWGNILILGCLLAINRNAVFFSIIMLLFCVIVTVTCVWIVNRKNVLLIFSVIFLYYTLISLMDFVFAFVSMEFLKQNFLNMIFAHADTWWPQLIYIFSRLLIGGGILYLYKKIDDIHKVVKEFRNTMLGIGAILIILLRKYQIMMDQMIQNTQKMRGGASSLSLLFIAIVIMFCGILLFQYKNLKKEREVLLLRDKMMEEKYQEMLKSHQVIHDMKNHLIVLRNYEKEKEWGNLHCYLDSISQEIMNTSDQMWTGNVMIDLILNQKSTEAREKGIKMNILTVPVSGFPCTDREIISLFGNLLDNAIEACGRMDVDDTWINFKMEKQNQMLFIEIANSIGEIPRCKNGEFITSKKEAGSHGYGLKSIERIVRRYDGTISCQVDKNQFCVEISFFDNENSN; this comes from the coding sequence ATGTATGATGCGGTTCTGAGAATCATCCGGCTGGGGATATCCATCGGCGAGGTGTGGCTCTGTTACCAGTTGATGTATCTTATAGTATTAGAAAAAGAGTATCTTAGAAAGAAAGACAAAGTTATTATCTGGGGCAATATTTTAATCTTGGGGTGTTTGCTTGCAATAAATAGAAACGCGGTGTTTTTTTCGATTATAATGCTTTTATTTTGTGTTATTGTAACGGTAACATGTGTGTGGATTGTTAATCGGAAAAATGTTCTATTGATATTTTCAGTTATTTTCTTGTATTATACATTAATTTCTTTGATGGATTTTGTTTTTGCGTTTGTTAGCATGGAATTTTTAAAACAAAATTTTCTTAATATGATTTTTGCTCATGCTGATACATGGTGGCCTCAGTTGATATATATTTTTTCTCGGCTTCTGATTGGAGGAGGAATACTTTATTTATATAAGAAAATTGATGATATTCATAAAGTAGTTAAGGAATTTCGCAATACTATGTTGGGAATAGGCGCAATTCTAATTATTCTATTGAGAAAATATCAAATCATGATGGATCAAATGATACAGAACACTCAGAAAATGCGGGGCGGAGCCAGTAGCCTTTCCTTACTTTTTATTGCTATAGTTATTATGTTTTGCGGAATATTGCTTTTTCAATATAAGAATTTAAAGAAGGAAAGAGAAGTCTTGCTTTTAAGGGACAAAATGATGGAAGAAAAATATCAGGAGATGTTGAAAAGTCACCAGGTAATTCATGATATGAAAAATCATTTGATTGTCCTTAGAAATTATGAGAAGGAAAAAGAATGGGGGAATTTGCACTGCTATCTGGATAGTATCAGTCAAGAAATAATGAATACTTCTGATCAAATGTGGACCGGTAATGTGATGATTGACTTGATATTGAACCAGAAGTCGACAGAGGCAAGAGAAAAGGGAATAAAAATGAACATACTAACGGTTCCTGTTTCAGGATTTCCTTGTACGGACAGAGAGATTATTTCGCTATTTGGAAACCTTCTGGACAATGCAATAGAGGCCTGCGGACGGATGGATGTGGATGATACATGGATCAATTTTAAAATGGAGAAGCAGAACCAGATGCTATTTATTGAAATCGCTAATAGTATTGGTGAAATACCCCGGTGCAAAAACGGTGAATTTATTACGTCGAAAAAGGAGGCTGGTAGCCACGGGTATGGATTAAAGAGCATAGAGCGCATTGTTCGTAGGTACGATGGGACAATCTCTTGTCAAGTAGATAAGAATCAGTTCTGTGTGGAAATTTCTTTTTTTGACAATGAGAATTCTAATTAA